From the Pomacea canaliculata isolate SZHN2017 linkage group LG14, ASM307304v1, whole genome shotgun sequence genome, one window contains:
- the LOC112555319 gene encoding zinc finger protein 2-like isoform X1 — MPAIDSEKQVLCMFDIKNELRTVCNAQEELSASVMLKTENSVCLDSDKMNSEQISSMQLENSSSEELHHIKIEHATHMQQTNWKFESVVKAECSSQDVTCAFKTENDFMHNEKTNCSSNSNEKFHWNCQVITEEGKRKNFLHYGENAEQPLAFVVKEEGHSGQGVSAATEAEETEAYREHMVAWNLKTDRTIGQQEVQGESHEMQWSCKKYKDISLCLSPPSMQEMSAAGCKTPEVMNIVTESHQHQIHLNRTEDIVESENQQVKNDTKSYQCKLCTSSFRTSTLLTRHMVVHSDVKPHQCNVCKTAFKRLSNLKEHTLIHSDAKPYQCNVCKIAFRRLPHLKDHLLIHSGFKPHQCSECEAAFRRLYDLKMHMVIHRDVKPYKCSVCKSAFKTSGHLRQHMLTHSDVKSHQCSVCKASFIRLSYLKLHMMIHSDENPYQCIKCKSTFKTSYTLKRHLLIHSEANPHQCSVCKTGFKCASELKMHLVTHNVVKVHQCCVCNAAFKRSRSLKKHMLTHSDVISHQCMLCKSTFKTSNTLQRHLLVHKPHQCRVCKAAFKSSYLLQSHMTIHSNEQPYKCSVCKAAFIRLYSLKQHMLIHSGDKPLQCSVCMASFKTSCTLKKHLKKHH, encoded by the coding sequence ATGCCTGCTATAGATAGTGAGAAACAGGTCTTATGTATGTTTGATATAAAGAATGAACTAAGAACAGTGTGTAATGCACAAGAAGAGCTAAGTGCTAGTGTAATGCTAAAAACTGAAAACTCTGTTTGCTTAGATTCCGACAAAATGAATTCCGAACAAATCAGCTCCATGCAGCTCGAGAACAGCTCTAGTGAAGAACTCCATCACATAAAAATTGAACATGCTACGCATATGCAGCAGACAAACTGGAAGTTTGAGAGTGTTGTGAAAGCGGAGTGCAGCTCTCAAGATGTCACTTGtgcatttaaaactgaaaatgatttCATGCACAATGAAAAGACTAATTGTTCTAGTAATAGTAATGAGAAATTTCATTGGAACTGCCAAGTCATTACCGaagaagggaagagaaagaattttCTGCATTATGGTGAAAACGCAGAACAGCCACTTGCTTTTGTGGTCAAGGAGGAAGGTCATTCAGGTCAAGGAGTTAGTGCTGCAACAGAAGCAGAGGAAACAGAAGCATACAGGGAGCACATGGTTGCATGGAACTtaaagacagacagaacaaTAGGGCAGCAGGAAGTGCAGGGGGAATCACATGAGATGCAGTGGAGCTGTaagaaatataaagatatttCATTATGCTTGTCACCACCCAGTATGCAGGAGATGAGTGCTGCTGGCTGTAAAACTCCTGAGGTGATGAATATTGTGACTGAAAGTCATCAGCACCAGATACACCTGAATAGGACAGAAGATATTGTTGAGTCTGAAAACCAGCAAGTCAAAAATGATACTAAATCTTATCAGTGCAAGTTGTGCACATCTTCTTTCAGAACTTCAACATTACTAACAAGACACATGGTGGTCCACAGTGATGttaaacctcaccagtgcaaTGTCTGTAAAactgccttcaaaagattatcCAATTTGAAAGAACACACGCTAATCCACAGTGATGCTAAACCTTACCAGTGCAATGTATGTAAAATTGCATTCAGAAGATTACCCCATTTGAAAGATCACTTGCTGATCCATAGTGGTTttaaacctcaccagtgcagtgaaTGTGAAGCTGCTTTTAGACgtttatatgatttaaaaatgcacatgGTTATTCACAGGGATGTTAAACCTTAcaagtgcagtgtatgtaaatcTGCTTTCAAAACGTCAGGCCATTTAAGACAGCACATGCTGACCCACAGTGATGTCAAgtctcaccagtgcagtgtctGTAAAGCTTCTTTTATCCGTTTGTCCTATTTAAAACTTCACATGATGATCCACAGTGATGAAAACCCATATCAGTGCATCAAGTGTAAATCTACTTTTAAAACTTCATACACTTTAAAACGGCACTTGCTGATCCACTCTGAAGCTAATCCTCACCAATGTAGCGTGTGTAAAACTGGTTTCAAGTGTGCATCTGAATTAAAAATGCACCTTGTTACCCATAATGTTGTTAAAGTTCATCAATGCTGTGTGTGTAATGCTGCCTTTAAAAGATCTCGCTCTTTGAAAAAGCACATGTTGACTCACAGTGATGTTATATCTCACCAGTGTATGCTATGTAAATCTACTTTCAAAACCTCAAACACTTTACAGAGGCACTTGCTGGTCCATAAACCACACCAGTGccgtgtgtgtaaagctgcttttaagaGTTCATATCTTTTACAAAGCCATATGACAATTCACAGTAACGAACAACCTTACAAATgtagtgtatgtaaagctgcattcaTTAGACTGTACtctttgaaacagcacatgctgATACACAGTGGTGATAAACCTCttcagtgcagtgtatgtatgGCTTCTTTTAAAACCTCATGCACTCTAAAAAAGCATTTGAAGAAACACCATTGA
- the LOC112555319 gene encoding zinc finger protein 2-like isoform X2 — MNSEQISSMQLENSSSEELHHIKIEHATHMQQTNWKFESVVKAECSSQDVTCAFKTENDFMHNEKTNCSSNSNEKFHWNCQVITEEGKRKNFLHYGENAEQPLAFVVKEEGHSGQGVSAATEAEETEAYREHMVAWNLKTDRTIGQQEVQGESHEMQWSCKKYKDISLCLSPPSMQEMSAAGCKTPEVMNIVTESHQHQIHLNRTEDIVESENQQVKNDTKSYQCKLCTSSFRTSTLLTRHMVVHSDVKPHQCNVCKTAFKRLSNLKEHTLIHSDAKPYQCNVCKIAFRRLPHLKDHLLIHSGFKPHQCSECEAAFRRLYDLKMHMVIHRDVKPYKCSVCKSAFKTSGHLRQHMLTHSDVKSHQCSVCKASFIRLSYLKLHMMIHSDENPYQCIKCKSTFKTSYTLKRHLLIHSEANPHQCSVCKTGFKCASELKMHLVTHNVVKVHQCCVCNAAFKRSRSLKKHMLTHSDVISHQCMLCKSTFKTSNTLQRHLLVHKPHQCRVCKAAFKSSYLLQSHMTIHSNEQPYKCSVCKAAFIRLYSLKQHMLIHSGDKPLQCSVCMASFKTSCTLKKHLKKHH, encoded by the coding sequence ATGAATTCCGAACAAATCAGCTCCATGCAGCTCGAGAACAGCTCTAGTGAAGAACTCCATCACATAAAAATTGAACATGCTACGCATATGCAGCAGACAAACTGGAAGTTTGAGAGTGTTGTGAAAGCGGAGTGCAGCTCTCAAGATGTCACTTGtgcatttaaaactgaaaatgatttCATGCACAATGAAAAGACTAATTGTTCTAGTAATAGTAATGAGAAATTTCATTGGAACTGCCAAGTCATTACCGaagaagggaagagaaagaattttCTGCATTATGGTGAAAACGCAGAACAGCCACTTGCTTTTGTGGTCAAGGAGGAAGGTCATTCAGGTCAAGGAGTTAGTGCTGCAACAGAAGCAGAGGAAACAGAAGCATACAGGGAGCACATGGTTGCATGGAACTtaaagacagacagaacaaTAGGGCAGCAGGAAGTGCAGGGGGAATCACATGAGATGCAGTGGAGCTGTaagaaatataaagatatttCATTATGCTTGTCACCACCCAGTATGCAGGAGATGAGTGCTGCTGGCTGTAAAACTCCTGAGGTGATGAATATTGTGACTGAAAGTCATCAGCACCAGATACACCTGAATAGGACAGAAGATATTGTTGAGTCTGAAAACCAGCAAGTCAAAAATGATACTAAATCTTATCAGTGCAAGTTGTGCACATCTTCTTTCAGAACTTCAACATTACTAACAAGACACATGGTGGTCCACAGTGATGttaaacctcaccagtgcaaTGTCTGTAAAactgccttcaaaagattatcCAATTTGAAAGAACACACGCTAATCCACAGTGATGCTAAACCTTACCAGTGCAATGTATGTAAAATTGCATTCAGAAGATTACCCCATTTGAAAGATCACTTGCTGATCCATAGTGGTTttaaacctcaccagtgcagtgaaTGTGAAGCTGCTTTTAGACgtttatatgatttaaaaatgcacatgGTTATTCACAGGGATGTTAAACCTTAcaagtgcagtgtatgtaaatcTGCTTTCAAAACGTCAGGCCATTTAAGACAGCACATGCTGACCCACAGTGATGTCAAgtctcaccagtgcagtgtctGTAAAGCTTCTTTTATCCGTTTGTCCTATTTAAAACTTCACATGATGATCCACAGTGATGAAAACCCATATCAGTGCATCAAGTGTAAATCTACTTTTAAAACTTCATACACTTTAAAACGGCACTTGCTGATCCACTCTGAAGCTAATCCTCACCAATGTAGCGTGTGTAAAACTGGTTTCAAGTGTGCATCTGAATTAAAAATGCACCTTGTTACCCATAATGTTGTTAAAGTTCATCAATGCTGTGTGTGTAATGCTGCCTTTAAAAGATCTCGCTCTTTGAAAAAGCACATGTTGACTCACAGTGATGTTATATCTCACCAGTGTATGCTATGTAAATCTACTTTCAAAACCTCAAACACTTTACAGAGGCACTTGCTGGTCCATAAACCACACCAGTGccgtgtgtgtaaagctgcttttaagaGTTCATATCTTTTACAAAGCCATATGACAATTCACAGTAACGAACAACCTTACAAATgtagtgtatgtaaagctgcattcaTTAGACTGTACtctttgaaacagcacatgctgATACACAGTGGTGATAAACCTCttcagtgcagtgtatgtatgGCTTCTTTTAAAACCTCATGCACTCTAAAAAAGCATTTGAAGAAACACCATTGA
- the LOC112555320 gene encoding uncharacterized protein LOC112555320, which translates to MLTFLRASSRPATRRKLFTGRGMCMTGIRTPPALPYGPADVEEIVHGSAALHNVHDPAARHEAARTVASAVDMEALMGSSGSDSRRKGSGGVPSVMDGEHMLHGAGGHDHDLRQLQFIKSRDEQEEENKKSGWPKTPLRTSTRCLCTETGTVTRTMMQMSDEGRRSPIRISWTWAGRVLVEGGGSQAAVAKERAGVRRLAAGQDLVQGGGAGRVVVGADSRPAEEVPVGLHRQQASGSDRSALGPRKPEMGRRQRGGRRRRRRTGRGRHPSSVGNIRQHCTSEGPPQASKRQAD; encoded by the coding sequence ATGCTGACGTTCCTAAGGGCGAGTTCCAGGCCGGCGACGCGGAGGAAATTGTTCACGGGGCGCGGCATGTGCATGACGGGAATTCGAACGCCGCCAGCGTTGCCGTACGGGCCTGCCGACGTGGAGGAAATCGTTCACGGGTCCGCCGCACTGCATAACGTGCACGACCCCGCCGCGCGGCACGAGGCGGCCCGAACCGTTGCCTCGGCGGTGGACATGGAAGCGCTGATGGGAAGCAGCGGTTCGGACAGCAGGCGGAAAGGCAGCGGCGGTGTGCCGAGCGTGATGGACGGGGAGCACATGCTGCATGGTGCGGGAGGACATGACCACGACCTGCGGCAGCTGCAGTTTATCAAAAGCAGGGAtgagcaggaggaggagaacAAGAAGAGCGGCTGGCCAAAGACCCCTTTGAGAACGTCCACTCGCTGCTTATGCACGGAGACAGGCACGGTGACGAGGACGATGATGCAAATGTCCGACGAGGGAAGGAGATCACCTATAAGGATATCATGGACCTGGGCTGGACGAGTCCTTGTTGAAGGGGGTGGATCTCAAGCAGCTGTTGCAAAAGAACGTGCGGGAGTACGACGACTGGCAGCGGGACAAGACCTCGTTCAAGGGGGAGGTGCCGGAAGGGTCGTGGTGGGAGCAGATTCAAGACCTGCGGAGGAGGTACCTGTCGGGCTCCACCGACAACAAGCCTCAGGATCTGACAGGAGCGCGCTTGGACCCCGAAAGCCAGAAATGGGTCGCCGGCAAAGGGGTGGGCGACGAAGGAGACGCCGAACAGGACGAGGACGACATCCTTCATCGGTTGGAAATATTAGGCAGCACTGCACCTCTGAAGGACCGCCACAAGCAAGCAAAAGACAAGCTGATTGA